The genome window TTCTTCCACTCTTCCCTTTATGGTAATGTATTTTCATATGGGGAGGGAGGATTGATGGCtgaagaggggaagagagaaggaagggTATCCTTTTCCCTCGTAGTTCAGCTCCCAAGTCCTCCCCTCCATGACAGGTGTCACTTTGGAAACCTGCTCCCTTACTCTGTAATGCTTCACTGGATGAGCAAggtctgtctctctcacagacaTCTGAATTATCTACATAGGGAATCCCAAACAGCAGCTGGCAAAGGCATTTTGCACAGTAATGTCTGATACTCCCTCCTGAAAACATTCTGATAACTGCATTGATCTAAGCACAGGATCAGGCAAATGTTTCCGTAAATCAAGTTCGCTAGTGACACTTGGGAAGGCCCTGGTTTTAGGTGAAAGCCGAGCCACGGGAAATGAAAATGTGGACTGCACATAGTATTGAGGTCTTAAGTACAGGAAGTCCTGTGCTGGGATAATTCTTTGCAGCAGGAATGCGTACTGGGTATCACAGGGTGTCAGTTCAGAGGGAGATGGGGAACTGTTACGTTTTCAGCCAAGTCGTCCCTCAGGGTTCTGTGGTTTTGAATCAGCTTGTTACGCATAATGTCAAGCTCTCCATTTTTAGAGATCAACAGAATGGGGCTGGCCAACGGAGAGGAACCTCCCAAGTCTCCTGACTGTTTACGGCAATCCTGATGGGGGTTGGGTTCAGTTATCAAAGGACAGTTTGTGTGCGTGTGGTAGATTGTCTCTATTACTCGCCGACATGTCTCACCTCACTTAGATCGTGTCAAACAACATGCTGAAGCTAGGAGGAAGTCAATGTTTGAAAGtcaaggtgcaggagggaatatcttttattggaccaacttctgttggtgagagagacaagctttcgagctgacacagaattcttcttcagggctggcctgaggaagagctctgtataagatGGAAAGCTTGTCTtggtcaccaacagaagttggtccaataaaagatattccctcccccatctTGTCTTGCTAACATTCTGGGACCTTCATGGCTAAAACACCACTGCATACAAGTGTTAGAAAGTGTCACTGCTTGGGAGCTCTGTGTCTCCAGCAAAGTCAAATCAGTGCCAAGGCTGGTGTACATTTTTCAGACTGCAACAGTCAGCTCTAccagggcctgggctggggaagggaaaggTCTGAATTAGGATCTGTGTATAAACCTCACCCATAACCTTTAGCGGAGCTGTACACAGACAAATACATTCAGTTCAATAAAAAATCTGCAAACCTGAAATGGAAAAGAGGGAGACAgtgtgatggggagggagggaagatgaCGTGAGGAATAAGAAGGGATGGCAAGGTGAGGAGAGGATCCTTTATTTCTGCAAAGCAGGAAAGAAGCTGTTCATCGAAGCATGCTTTCTGAGCAGTGGCTGCTGACGATTTTTGTCTCCATTAGGATTTTGTCAGGGAGGGATCAGAAAGCCCCAATTTCAGTAGCCCAGGAGCGGCAGAGTCTGGAAGTTCCACCTCTGGTCCCTGGCCCCTGGGGAGAATCATTCAAAGCAGGAGGAGCTGTGTAAGAAGCAGGTGGTATGGGAACTCCAGGAGAGGTGGAGGAGAGCAGGAACGTTGCAATCTGGCTGCTCCTAGAGGTGGCATCTCTCAGGGCACCACTTGCTGATGGCACACTGGACATGGCACATGGGGTTGTTGATGTCACTGTGGGTCTAGCCCTCCGGGACGAAGAGGCCATCCTATTGGACATGAAGTTTCGGCGGGCTGGCATGATGGCATTAGGAATTCGGCGAACGGGAGCCCTTCTCATGGTGGTACTTGGATAAGCCAGGGGGGAAGCAGTCAAGACAGCTAGACCCGGGACAACCTCCCTCCTGGGTATTAGTACTTGATTGGCGGGGGCTGTGGAATTGTGGAGGAATGACCAGGGCCACATCTGAAAGGGCAGAAGGGAAGTGGCCATAGGCGAAGGCTCCATTTCAGCAACATAATTATTCAGGTGGGAGAGGAGTCGTAGCCGGATAGGATCAGCACCGTTTTGTTCCTCAAGGATACCAAGGTATCTGACAACTTCAGTGAGGCATTCACGGAAGCCGATACTCCTGTAATCCACAGCCAGGGCTCGGGCATCTAAGAACCCTGGGAGAAAAAGACATATATAGCAGCATGTCCACCAAGAGCACAGACAACTGATTTCACTACAAATTTTAACGTAATTGCGCATTTAACCTGAGGAATTTGCCGCCCCATGATATTATTGAAGCAAATAGCCGGGTGAGCttgaaaaaagaatttgatattTACAGGAATAAGACTAGCATCTGCAGTTACTCTAGCTAGGATAAAATGATCAGGGCCATCAATGTTCTTggttcagggcataaactgatcacCAGCCGGGATCAGGAAGTAATTTCCTTTGAATTCTGTCACTGGCTGCTACTGGAGGCAATATTCTGGACTAGCTGGGTCTCTTCTGGTATGGCCATTCCTAGACCAGCAGGTTGTGTGGTGTCTACTTCGCAATGGACAGCTTAATGGCCCCTCCCTGCATTTAGAGACAACTGTTTGACTCTGTTActcatattttatttaaacagaTGTCCAACTGGAGGATACGAGACAGTCTGAGACCCAAGACTATTGGCTCTAGAGGGCCCAAAGCCTTGGATTGTGGAGACCATCAATGAGGCACAATAAAACTACCAATTGTTCCTTCAGTCTCTTTCCTTCTTGGGCTTCCCGAGAGGATGGGCAATAAACCAGAGAGCGCAACCAGCATGGACAAAATACTGCACCACTTCACATTTTGGGGACCCTGTTGACACCATGTTTCAGCCTTGTAGCATAGTCAAGCTGAGTATTTAAACAATGTTTCCTAGACCATGATGTAACTCTGCTAAAGTCCACAGTCTAGTCCCATCTACCCAGCGAGACAGAACTGTGTTTTAATCGAGTCAGAGGTTTACTGTGTTGAAACTGAGATCCCCGCCAGAGTCACTGGGCAAGCGGAGAATGGGAACTTTGCTCTTGCGGACGACGTGTATCCCCTTGTGTGTTACAAACTGTTAGATGGGGGGGTGGAAAAAGGCATGTTTCTATGCCGAGTCACTAACCAGACTCCAGGCAGTGCCAGGAAATGTATCCCAATGGGATGTGGAGGAGGCAGACTTTGGTTTGGAAGCCAGATCCATTTGCAAGCATGACTAAGTGTGTAGCCTTGCCCGGGTCTGTGTGCATAGCTGTCGCTGTTCTGGGAGTTGGCTGCCTTTTCTGTGGTTACACGGGACACACCATATGGCACACCTCAGTCTGCCAAGGCCTAACTGTGAGACGCTGACCCATACGCAGGAGAACAAATAGTAGCACCGGAAGTGGAAAGTCTCCCCATGGGAGAGCCGCTTCCTTTCAAAAGCAAACACCAAATAATTTCTATAACCTTCGTGTTAATGATTTCTGGAGTAAACAACGGACAATAAGAATGGGACGCTGCTCTCAGAGTCAAGGGTGAATTTTCCTCCCCTCAAAAGAAATCCTGTCCCCCTGGGGGgggtcagtgggagtcttgccattgCTTTTAATACAGCCGGGATTTCACCCTCAGTACACACGTTTACAGAAGCGGTTCTCACCTGTTCCTCCAGTGGCATGAAGCATTTTTAAATGGTCCACTGTCATTTGCAGGATCTCTGCCTTCTCCAGCTTGGAGGAGCCCTGTGTATTGaaagcagggaggggcagagaaagaAAGACTATCAATCCACTGTTTTAAAATCTAGGATTCCATCTCATTAAGGGAGCCATCAGCAAGGGGACCTGAACTTTCCAGAAATGGGCAGATGAACAGATTCAGGGTTTGGATTCAGACTCATCTCGAATCAAGTGGTAAGGAAAATGGATCTCCCCTCAAAAGATGCTGTGAGGCAAACTGAAAATCTCTGTTTCTGTTCGTCCCTGCTGCAGCTAAATGTCTTTTATTCTCCATAAGGTTTCCTGGAAGATTTATTACCACCCTATTTTACCACCTACTTATCCTCTGGGTGATAATAATTTAGAGTGTTTATGGGGTTTTCAACCCTGAAGGATCCTAACAGGATCTACAGACTGTATTTAACAATTACCCATCAGCGAAATGCagacacctctggggtggaatgcagcagtCATTGTGCGCCGTTGACATTACATAACACTTTGGAGCTGGACCAATGAAGAATAACATCTCCAAATGTAGTTGCAGAAGGAATTTAGGTAAACAGAATGGCATTACCCAAGTTACAATCTGAGCACGACTCTTGGGTTTAGCACCCCAACTGGGAAAAGTACCCTGAGAGGTTTGGGGCCTTTAGATAAACAGATGTTAACAGGGgacaaaaagaaacaacaatCACATATGCCGGACATGTGACTTGGATTTCAGGAGATCTTTTCACAGAGAATGGGCAGGACCTTGTTTTTAGATCTCATCCAGAAGACAGCAGCTGCTTAAGCATTAGGGCAGCATTGGCGACTCAGAGAGAGGAATGCTACCTACTCCATCACCAGCATCTCTTTCTGCAGCACCAGCTGGTGGTCCTCAGATCTCCTACCCAAGCTCTGACCGCTGTCCAACTCAAACCCTGCTCAGCTAATGAGAGCTAATTAAATTAATGCCTAGGGTGAAATGGCTGTAAAAGCAAGATGCCTCCCAACCATTGAACCACAACCCTGATTTGGGCTGCCTGAAGATAATTTACTCTGCTGATATGACCCCTCTCTGAATGTTTGTTCATAAGCACCAGAAGGTCTTTtctttaacataagaacataaaagaatggccctactgggccaaatcaagggtccatctagcccagtatcctgtcttctgactctggccaatgccaggtgccccagagggagtgaacagaacaggtcatcatcaagtgatccatcccctgttgctcattcccagattctggcagacagaagctagggacaccattgccTTTCTTAAAACTATAAGCCCCTGGGGGGAAAATGGTCACGTCTAACATTCTTCACGTACCTGCTTCTCAAAGGCAGTGGGGACTAAACGCCGCAGTTCAGACAGGCTGCTGTTAATACGGTCACGGCGCCGTTTCTCAATGATCTACAAAATAATTCCATTCAGAGGAGCGTAGCTGGGCCCCATATCCCATAATCATTTTTAGACTTATACCTCCCATTTCTAGAATGCCTTCCATCTAGGGATCTCAAATTCTTTAACAAGCACTGGTTAATGGAGCCTCATAGCCCTCCATGGGGTACAGATTGTCCCCCATTTTTAATATCTACAATTTTAGATAGGCACTTTTCATTAAATGAAATAAATCAGTGTTaccaatggagaaactgaggcatgggggtggggggagttaaatgacttgcccaacaaCACTTGGGGTGGGATCCCAACCCCTATAGGGTGGATAAAAGGGCCAGAGCAGCATTAACATGCCCGACAAGCCCCAGTTGCCACTGAGGACAATTTCCCCAGTGAAGGCAGGGTGGAGGAAAAGCTGTACCTTCAGAGGACCCCATCACAAGGGACGTGCTAGACACAGGGCAGCATCATGCAGCCCTAGGGAGATTCCAGCCAGTGCAGGGTCCAGAGGGCAGCTCAGGGAGGATGCTGTGACTTAGGCCACCAAAGCTAAGTTATGCCTGGAGCCTCTCCAGGCCCCAGAAGAGCCCAGCCCCCAGAAGAGCCCATCCCTGGTGTTGTAGAGTTGGAAATAGAAGCCTCTTTCCTATACTGTTCTAACACTGCTTCTCCCTTGGGATATGGAGCTCACCTTCGTTAACAATAGAGATCCATGAGACAGAAGGGTTAAAACGGCCCATTTCTTTGCTGAACTATAGCTTACTCGGTAATGAGCATTAAAAACCTTACAGCATTCACATGTCCTCAATCTGTGCATGCCACTGACGGGCACAATATGGCTGTTAGGTTTTGTAGCATAAATGCTACTCACCCCTCTCCGCTTCTTCCTGGCTTGTATCTGAGATGTGGTGGTGGGAGAAACAGCCCTGGATACTTGGCTGTatagaaagaagaagaagaagaaaaaaagggagtggGGAGGTGTTTCAGCTGCTGTCTATTTGTtaaccacacacacagactttaCACCCACTCACCACATGGGATTTCCCACGTAGAAGGGAGTCTTGAGATTTCTGTACCATTTTAAGCACAGTCTACTTAGAGCTAAGTAAAGCAGGAGGTGGCAAGGGGAGCTGGGCGGGACTTGGGATCTCTCCTCCCTGAAAATGCCCATCAGACTGCAAGAGATTTCTGGCAGGCCGTTCTGCTAAGAGGCATATACTGTCTTTTGGTATCAAAATAGACAGCATCTTCCTGACTTGTTGCAAAAGCAAAGATCTAATCTTTAGAGTCCCTGGTTTTCTCTGTTCTTCCAGATTTCAGATCTCTTTTATAAACCTGCAGCATTTTATACCATCATTGTGATAATGGATccgagcacccacaactcccactgatgtaaggaGAAGTTAGGGAACTCATGCCTCAGGATCAGGCCTGGTGACAGCATTTATGTGGTTGGTCAGAGCTTTCCTGGATCATGCAATTATTTCCCTGAGAAGAACACTTCTTGCAGCTGCATGTTTGCTTCTCCTGTGACAGACATAAAGTTATCCCGGATTCCCCAGGGCAGTATCTGGTTACACAGCAAACAGCTGAAAGGTAAACTTTTAAACGGAGAAAACCAGTTGCTCCCCATAATTAGAGGGACTGGAGCACCATagagatggagctcagctgtgaaGGCGGAAGTAGGTGGAAAACGCCTCGTTACATTACTCAGCACAGTGATCACTGCCTGCCAATAGACAGTCCCTGAAGGCGCTGTTGTCCCCAACCAGATGTCACAAGCTGCAGTGTAGAAGCCCCGGAAAAAGAGATCTAGAATGGGAAAAACTAGGGGAGAATGCTCTTCAGACCTTTCATCAGCTGAGACCCAAAGGTGAGACAAAAGACCCAAAGTAATGGTGCAGGAAGCACAATACAAGGGGAGGTCAAATCTTTAATATAAACAACATTTTCATCATCTCACTGTTACAATTCTGCTGTATAATGCAGGAAAATAAATGCAGGATAagagcagctttgcatgggacaTAGGTATGTTTGGATTTCAAAGGAAGCATATCCTTTAGAGGGACAGACAGTTAGAAG of Caretta caretta isolate rCarCar2 chromosome 19, rCarCar1.hap1, whole genome shotgun sequence contains these proteins:
- the HEYL gene encoding hairy/enhancer-of-split related with YRPW motif-like protein, whose protein sequence is MKRLSEESWSGSESDGTIDVGKEEEYSQVSRAVSPTTTSQIQARKKRRGIIEKRRRDRINSSLSELRRLVPTAFEKQGSSKLEKAEILQMTVDHLKMLHATGGTGFLDARALAVDYRSIGFRECLTEVVRYLGILEEQNGADPIRLRLLSHLNNYVAEMEPSPMATSLLPFQMWPWSFLHNSTAPANQVLIPRREVVPGLAVLTASPLAYPSTTMRRAPVRRIPNAIMPARRNFMSNRMASSSRRARPTVTSTTPCAMSSVPSASGALRDATSRSSQIATFLLSSTSPGVPIPPASYTAPPALNDSPQGPGTRGGTSRLCRSWATEIGAF